Within the Enterobacter roggenkampii genome, the region CCAACTCTTCTTCGGTCGCTTCGCGGATCGCAACAACTTCTACGTTGAACTTCAGGTTCTGGCCAGCCAGCATGTGGTTGCCGTCAACCACGACGTGGTCATCTTCCACTTCGGTGATTTCAACTGGAACCGGGCCCTGGTCGGTTTCCGCCAGGAAGCGCATGCCAACCTGCAGTTCGTCAACGCCCATGAACACGTCTTTAGGAACGCGCTGAACCAGGTTGTCGTCATACTGACCGTAAGCGTCGTTCGCGCCTACAGCAACGTCAAATTTGTCGCCAACTTCATGACCTTCCAGCGCGTTTTCCAGGCCGGAAATCAGGGAACCGTGACCATGCAGGTAGTCAAGCGGCGCACTCACCGGAGACTCATCAACCAACACACCGTCTTCTGTACGTACCTGATAGGCCAGGCTGACCACCAGGTCTTTTGCTACTTTCATGATATCTCCTGAGCGTGGGAAAATTGCTGGCGCAGATTGTAGCGGAAATCTGCACCTGTGTACCCTTTAGCTTAAAAAAACTCAGGGCATATCGCTAGTCCGGATGAAAAATCCCGATAACTTGCTCTTCTTTGCGAACGTGCTCGCGCGCCTCTTTGTCGGCCTCACGCATCTGGTGACCGCACTTAACACACTCAACAACATCAATATTATTTTCCCGCCACATCGCCAGGGTATCTTGCGCCTGGCAGGTCGGGCATTTTGCACCCGCGATAAAGCGTTTACGTACAGCCATCTTTCGTTACCCTTTATTCAAATTCATCCCAGCCATCGAGCTGGCGTCGTTCCTGCTGCATCTCGCGCTGGAAGATCTCCTCCAGCTCGCGACGCGCTTCCCGGACGCGGGAGATCTGCGCCGTATCGGTATGGACCGGCATCAGCTCGCGCAGCATCCGCATATCCAGCCGGCGGAAGTGCATCTGGGCGCGCTGCGCCTGATGCGGATGCATGCCAAGCGAGATCAGCGCCTTGCGCCCCAGCTCCAGCGCACTGGAGAACGTCTCACGGGAGAAGTGTTTCACACCCGCCTGCAATAATTCGTGAGCTTCAACACGTCCCCGCGCACGCGCCAGAATATGCAGATGCGGGAAATGCTGCTGGCAAAGATCCACCAGCTTCATCGTGT harbors:
- a CDS encoding YheV family putative zinc ribbon protein; its protein translation is MAVRKRFIAGAKCPTCQAQDTLAMWRENNIDVVECVKCGHQMREADKEAREHVRKEEQVIGIFHPD
- the slyD gene encoding peptidylprolyl isomerase; this translates as MKVAKDLVVSLAYQVRTEDGVLVDESPVSAPLDYLHGHGSLISGLENALEGHEVGDKFDVAVGANDAYGQYDDNLVQRVPKDVFMGVDELQVGMRFLAETDQGPVPVEITEVEDDHVVVDGNHMLAGQNLKFNVEVVAIREATEEELAHGHVHGAHGHDHDHDHGHDGCCGGHGHDHGHDHGHGKGGCGNGGCGCH